Proteins co-encoded in one Candidatus Thermoplasmatota archaeon genomic window:
- a CDS encoding 16S rRNA methyltransferase, with protein sequence MTQYSFILADSELELVPREIVNERCILNNAHARGKAPEKILLDASHHHPAFGKLPDSQTRGRPDIVHFFLMMCIDSDLSAAGKLKAFVHTRNNDVIAVNPETRLPPHYPRFVGLIESLYEQRVVPSRQNALLELRNDVPLETLVSALKPDEVVVMDPSGEQVPLPEKFASVKGERVVVIIGGFSRGNFRSDLNKFKHSKVSLGPRLQKVWTVTSKVLCGIDYSARVGEIKEKKPSKSRRAPKKKEA encoded by the coding sequence TTGACGCAATACTCATTCATACTCGCTGATTCAGAGCTGGAGCTCGTGCCCAGGGAGATAGTCAACGAGCGTTGCATACTCAACAACGCGCACGCGCGCGGGAAGGCCCCCGAGAAGATACTCCTGGACGCGTCGCACCATCATCCGGCCTTCGGCAAGCTCCCGGACTCGCAGACGCGCGGCCGGCCGGACATCGTGCATTTCTTCCTTATGATGTGCATCGACTCCGATCTCTCAGCCGCGGGGAAGCTCAAAGCGTTCGTCCACACGAGGAACAACGATGTGATCGCGGTCAACCCGGAGACAAGACTCCCGCCTCATTATCCTAGGTTCGTTGGACTGATAGAGTCGCTCTACGAACAACGTGTCGTCCCGTCCAGGCAGAACGCATTGCTGGAGCTCAGGAACGACGTCCCGCTCGAGACGCTTGTGAGCGCTCTAAAGCCGGACGAAGTGGTAGTGATGGATCCAAGCGGCGAACAGGTGCCTCTGCCGGAGAAGTTCGCCTCCGTGAAGGGTGAGCGGGTCGTGGTCATCATCGGCGGATTCTCCAGGGGCAATTTCAGATCCGACCTGAACAAATTCAAACACTCGAAGGTGTCGCTGGGGCCAAGGCTTCAGAAGGTCTGGACGGTGACCTCGAAGGTCCTCTGCGGAATCGATTACTCGGCAAGGGTCGGCGAGATCAAGGAGAAAAAACCTTCAAAATCTCGTCGCGCTCCGAAGAAGAAAGAGGCGTAA